The following is a genomic window from Pseudophryne corroboree isolate aPseCor3 chromosome 3, aPseCor3.hap2, whole genome shotgun sequence.
ACAACATAGCATCACATATGGTGGGGCATGATGTAATAACAGAGAGAAAACAAAGCATACAGTGCAGAGGGGATGTGTAAATGGAAAGGTTATGAGACATGTGACACAATGTCTGAATGGAAACACTCCCTATTGCCAAGGTACTGGGTAACACATTCACGTCAAATATCATCCTAACAATGCCATATAATCACTACACGCAGACTGCATCCACACGTTCAATGTCCagtagagagtgagagagagtgtgtgtgtgtgtgtgtgtgtgtgtgtgtgtgagagacactgtGGAACGCTTGTGCAGAGACTTCACGCATACAAAGCACGCCTAACAATTCCGCAGGCACAAACCTACTTTTCCATAATGCACAATACAAACTCTGCAAAACCTTTAAAGATCAAACATTTTCCCCTGCTACACCCACTGCTGCTTCAGCTCTATCCGTTGCCCCCAGCCTGCTCTTACACACTCGTCCCAGAGGTCCCACCCTCCCGCTCATCCCTCCGGTAGATCACCGCTCCCCTTACCGTGTGTGCTGCTGGAGGTGGGAGAGCTGGCGGAAGGCTTTCTGACAGTAACTGCAGGTGTAGGGCTTAGCTCCGGAATGGATGCGCACATGTTGGGCCAAGTAGGAGCTGTTGGCAAAGGTTTTCGAGCAATGCGGGCACTTGTGGGGCTTGGCCTCTGTGTGAGACTTGGAGTGAATCTGCATCTCAGACTTCGAGAAGAAGGTGATGGAGCACATGCGGCACCTGCAGGACAGAACAGGGGTTGGATTGTTAGCTCTGCTGGCGGGGACGGATTCTGATGGGATCAGCGTACACTTGAGAATTAAAAATTAGGAAACATTAAAAAAAGGATATAGGGAGATGCAACTGGCCTACCTAGTTACCCACAAGATATTTCATAGGATCCTTAAAAGCAGACCTGACCCCTAATTGCACTGTCAAAAAAAGGGTATGCCCTCCTTGACGGGATGAAAGCACCAAATGATCAGCTCACAGCTTACCATAAGGCACTCTCTTTGGTCAGGTGTGCCCCATGCATGCAGATTCCCACCAGCCAATCACAAACAGTGTCATGTGACCATGCCTGGTTCTTCACCTTTAATCCCTCTAACTTCTCGAGGAGTAGTGCTACCTCCGCCTTAACCCTTCACTACATACTGCAAAGATAAAATTGTATTGGGGAACTACTTACCATGTTAAAAGTTATGGTGAAATTTTGACAGCACCTTACCACCATACCATAAACCAGTTCTATTATATTTTATCATCTCACAGACAGGACATATTTCACACTTCAGCTTGCGAGTTTGGTTAGGACCGAGCAGACCTATAGACCTGCAGGGtacacattttttttctatttagCAGACTATCATGACTTGTTGCACGGGATATAAGCATTTTCTCTGGCAAGTGGCAGCACAGAGCACAGCTCACAGAATCAAAGCCAATGGTCTGTAAAATCAAAGCAGATAAAGTACTGCAGTCCCCAGGTGGCAGGAAGAAATATTTAGACCATCGAGTACACTGCAGAAACTGTTTCACACAAACTGGACAGAATAACCTATAATCCAGTGGGATATAAATCCTAATCCACAGCACATTTCTTAATCCATAGCAGCTCCCTCACAAATCTTTATCTGCCTGAGTTACGTACGTTTCGCATGTAATCCAAACCTGACCCTTTCCGCTAGCCCTTCAGCCCATCTGCTTTATAGATGATAAAACCAGAACTCTCCCAATTACTGTCTAACATTGGATGCCAGGCCTTGCCCCAGCTAGTTTATGAGAGGCGTAAACAAGATCACTCACAAAGTCACCCCACAGCAGCCGGCGCTCATTCGTGGCCCAGTACAACAAACGTGTACtcgacattaatgaatatgtagttCTGCCCCAGATGATATAACTGTGCTACTACTCTAACATTGCTGAAGGTTGACTCTTACCGGTATGTCTTCCCATCTCTATGATGGTCATCGTCGTCTTCGTTAGACAAGTCATAAGGGTCATGCAGTTCTGGTAGTGTAGGCTCCGGGATGCGCTTCTTCTTCCGTCCACGGTTTGTTTTTTGGGTACCCAGTCCTCCCATCTCAGAGAGCTTCGCCTTGGTAATCTCAGACACTACTTGCAGGGTCTGGGAACCCGGCAGAGTGGACACAATCATCGTGGAGGGGGCAGAGATGGGAAACGTCTGACCTGAAGAGGATGGTGTGGTCACCAGTGACCCAGAGGGGGATGTGATCACCAAGCCAGCTGTGTGATAAGAGAAATGATAGATAAGTGATTGGTGGTTGATATATGACCTGTTAGGGCCAGCGAAGGACTCAGACATGGCCAGAGTTTCACAATCGTCACTTACTTGCGGTCATCAACCCCGTGGTAGGTACAGGCAGGACCGTTATATTCTGTGTGACAGATGCCTGACTGTGGGGGATCCCATGAATCTCCACCTTGTTGTCTCCATCGACGCTGATTCCCGCAGACAGAGAAACGGACGTGGGCACCGTCAAAAGAGCGGGGTAGTGTGACCCCAAATTGCAGCCTTTCTCCTGAATTAGCTGTTCTTTCACTTTGTTCAGGAACATGGAGTTATCAATCTGCTGAGAGGAACACCACTGACACATTATCACATAGAAGGTCCTGAAGCACCTAATGCATGGGTCtttaacctgcggccctccagctgctgtggagctaCACATCCCATCATATATATAGGTATACAGCGCTGAACAAATTGCAAATTCACTAAATAGACATGTTTTAGTAAACAATTTAAAAATTAAGACGCATATgaaatggttaaaatatatatgaaCAGTgagtttcgctgctccaggcagctttatcaaaggcctttgataaagctgcctggagcagcgaaacgcgtcagactgAAAACACAAGGTTGCTGGACTACTCATTACAACATATCGACTCTCAGGGACATCAGCAAGGACAACCTACCGACTCCACCTTGCTTATTGTGAACCAGGATCCATTCAATATTGTTTGCCACTACTGCACGGGTCACCATCTTTGGATTCTTCAGTTTGGAACACAGAATTGCAGGACAGCTAAAATCGCCATCCCTCTGcccactgtgaaccagaatccacttATCGTTGCCGTTACCACACAGATGACCCCCCCTTCCCTTGTTTTGGATCCATGCTTTGGAACACAGGATCGGTAAAGTGTCATACTAACTGATCCTATGCAGTTCCAAGTGAAAGTGATTGGTTGTCCCTATTCATGAATATGAACTACTACACCAGTATATAAAAAGGAAGTCTCACAATTGTTGAGTTTATTACAAGTCCAGCAATTGGTGCAGATCAACTGACTGttcatatatattttaaccatttaATATGCTTATtactttttaaattgtttattaacACATATCTATTTAGTGAATTTACAATTTGtttagcgctatatatatatatatatatatatatatatatataaaataagattttacttaccggtaaatctatttctcgtagtccgtagtggatgctggggactccgtaaggaccatggggaatagacgggctccgcaggagacagggcactttaagaaagtattaggagtactggtgtgcactggctcctccctctatgtccctcctccagacctcagttaaggaaactgtgcccggaagagctgacagtacaaggaaagcattttggaatccagggtaagactcataccagccacaccaatcacaccgtataactcgtgataaacttacccagttaacagtatgaacaacaacagagcatcagaccaatctgatgcaaccataacataaggaTTGAATGTAAAATTATAATCAATTTAATATGTTGGCAATCATTTGCCTAAAAAGCAATATACACAgctcatataaaaatatatatagtatcaaTTAAAAATTGGGTCTTAGCAGTGAAGTGCCTATaataagcagtccgttcctattgGGTGAACTGGTTTTGGCAGATAagaaattttttttagaaaaacagaCTGTCTGCGCAGTCaaccatccaactttaccaatcccgctagaggtgaagtcccttggtgtTTTCAGTTGTTTGTAAACATCCCAGCCGGGTTCCTCAATAGTTGCGGTGTCCTTATCCTTTTAAGGTTGGAAGTTGTAGGATGTAATGAAGATGGTTTATCTGCAAAGTTAtaagtccagttctggtccggttaTAGGCAGTGTAATCAGCACTTGATGACCCAAcagttcctgacgcgtttcgctgtatgcACTACAGCTTTTTCAGAGGATAACTGTATTGCTGAGCTGATCTGATATTTATACCAATACTAATGACCTAACATTCAGcacctgttcactcaatccttAACCTTAAAACTGATCAAAACTTATAATAATTATAGTGTATATATTCTACTAATAGTTCATGGACAGACTCACATAATTAAATtctattaatataataataaatcacAATGAAACACATAATATTTAAATTCATGGTTACTTATTCAGAAGTACTTCCAGGTTCAAAACGTCATATGACGTATGTATCTTAATTTGACAATGGTTATTACTtcagtatatttattatttatagagATCTATATTAGCCCCTAATAGGAAATGCCCAAATCATCAAACATTGAAAAAAATACGCAATGCATCCGCCTGTATAACAATATTTAATGATGCTTCCGGGTTCGCTGTACAATTCTACTTCCGCCGCGTGGAGCGCATCCGAGAGGTGTACGTTCCTCTTCCGCTCCACGAGGCTCCTGTTGCCCATAATCCTCTGCTACCTGGTCACGTGACTCGTCAatgccgatcacgtgaccgctCCACGAGGCTCCCGTTGCCCATAGTGCTCTACTCCCGGTCACGTGACTCGTCGAATCCGATCACATGACCTGATCACGTTGTCTCATGAAAATAAACGGAGCTTTGACAGATTGAGGGGGCAATTCTATATTGATCAACTGTTGTTAGTGACAGCGAGATGTAGAAGATTAGTTGCAACATTTCTATTGTATAAATAAACTTTAATGCGATATCACTGTGATTATTTTATTTTCACTATGTTACAGAAAATAAATTATTATTGAATAGACTCAGACAGAAAGGAACATAGTtatttgtccccatattgatttttcATTGGTCCTTGATGAAATCAGGATCACATTAACTTATTttactataatttctctattgaTATTACTCTATAAATATAgatgaaagaggggagagagagagaggataataTAATCGGCcataatttttaaataaatatacatatatgctAATCCCAAACTAATATTATTTGGAAAATTTAATACTTGTATATAAAGATAAGATTACGGTATACATCCTGTCCATATGGACAAATATAATTATGCTAATGATGTAAATTTAGATATTTCGATACAAGGGCCATATATAATTTAGGATGATTAACATAAATTACAAATTTAattcaattaataataataatattagaccATTATTATGTTAATATTATTGGTCCTATATGCCTCTGCATTAGGGAGAGCGAATAGGAAGACTAAGGGAAGGAGACTGTAAgaaaggaaaaaaaggggggagaagggaaaaaaaggaaaaagaaagaaaaggaaaaagaaggaCGGGGATATTGAGAGCTGAAAAGAGTCGAGGTAGGGAAGAAATGGAATAGAACAGGGATGGGACACTTCCTTTTCATCTTTTTGATTATGACTAAGTTCCCTTATATTCAGATCTACAAAATTGAATTTAATTCTACTGCCTCGTTTAGGCCATCAGGAAAAATGCTGTTCATCTGGTACATCCAGAAAACCTCCTGTCTGCACAGATTCTTATATCTATCGCCTCCTCGTTTGGTTTGAGGAATGAATTCCAAACCAACGAGTTTGAGGCATTTTGGATCTCCATTATGACTCACATCATAGTGTTTTGACACACTATGAGTTTGAATACGTTTGATGATGTTCCGCCTGTG
Proteins encoded in this region:
- the ZNF384 gene encoding zinc finger protein 384 isoform X7 — its product is MEESHFNSYFWPAVPTVSGQWCSSQQIDNSMFLNKVKEQLIQEKGCNLGSHYPALLTVPTSVSLSAGISVDGDNKVEIHGIPHSQASVTQNITVLPVPTTGLMTATGLVITSPSGSLVTTPSSSGQTFPISAPSTMIVSTLPGSQTLQVVSEITKAKLSEMGGLGTQKTNRGRKKKRIPEPTLPELHDPYDLSNEDDDDHHRDGKTYRCRMCSITFFSKSEMQIHSKSHTEAKPHKCPHCSKTFANSSYLAQHVRIHSGAKPYTCSYCQKAFRQLSHLQQHTRIHTGDRPYKCVHPGCDKAFTQLSNLQSHRRQHNKDKPFKCHNCHRAYTDATSLEVHLSTHTVKHAKVYTCSICSRAYTSETYLMKHMRKHNAPETQQPPPTQVLTSQAHFTPVSQASTSDGPQCSFDMNPFKTDHHKDLCLTVSTSAIQVEHLASS
- the ZNF384 gene encoding zinc finger protein 384 isoform X4, producing the protein MEESHFNSYFWPAVPTVSGQWCSSQQIDNSMFLNKVKEQLIQEKGCNLGSHYPALLTVPTSVSLSAGISVDGDNKVEIHGIPHSQASVTQNITVLPVPTTGLMTATGLVITSPSGSLVTTPSSSGQTFPISAPSTMIVSTLPGSQTLQVVSEITKAKLSEMGGLGTQKTNRGRKKKRIPEPTLPELHDPYDLSNEDDDDHHRDGKTYRCRMCSITFFSKSEMQIHSKSHTEAKPHKCPHCSKTFANSSYLAQHVRIHSGAKPYTCSYCQKAFRQLSHLQQHTRIHTKVHIAVSKPHKCPHCSKTFANSSYLTQHVRIHSGAKPYNCRYCQKAFRQLSHLQQHTRIHTGDRPYKCVHPGCDKAFTQLSNLQSHRRQHNKDKPFKCHNCHRAYTDATSLEVHLSTHTVKHAKVYTCSICSRAYTSETYLMKHMRKHNAPETQQPPPTQVLTSQAHFTPVSQASTSDGPQCSFDMNPFKTDHHKDLCLTVSTSAIQVEHLASS
- the ZNF384 gene encoding zinc finger protein 384 isoform X9, whose product is MEESHFNSYFWPAVPTVSGQIDNSMFLNKVKEQLIQEKGCNLGSHYPALLTVPTSVSLSAGISVDGDNKVEIHGIPHSQASVTQNITVLPVPTTGLMTATGLVITSPSGSLVTTPSSSGQTFPISAPSTMIVSTLPGSQTLQVVSEITKAKLSEMGGLGTQKTNRGRKKKRIPEPTLPELHDPYDLSNEDDDDHHRDGKTYRCRMCSITFFSKSEMQIHSKSHTEAKPHKCPHCSKTFANSSYLAQHVRIHSGAKPYTCSYCQKAFRQLSHLQQHTRIHTGDRPYKCVHPGCDKAFTQLSNLQSHRRQHNKDKPFKCHNCHRAYTDATSLEVHLSTHTVKHAKVYTCSICSRAYTSETYLMKHMRKHNAPETQQPPPTQVLTSQAHFTPVSQASTSDGPQCSFDMNPFKTDHHKDLCLTVSTSAIQVEHLASS
- the ZNF384 gene encoding zinc finger protein 384 isoform X8, with the protein product MEESHFNSYFWPAVPTVSGQQIDNSMFLNKVKEQLIQEKGCNLGSHYPALLTVPTSVSLSAGISVDGDNKVEIHGIPHSQASVTQNITVLPVPTTGLMTATGLVITSPSGSLVTTPSSSGQTFPISAPSTMIVSTLPGSQTLQVVSEITKAKLSEMGGLGTQKTNRGRKKKRIPEPTLPELHDPYDLSNEDDDDHHRDGKTYRCRMCSITFFSKSEMQIHSKSHTEAKPHKCPHCSKTFANSSYLAQHVRIHSGAKPYTCSYCQKAFRQLSHLQQHTRIHTGDRPYKCVHPGCDKAFTQLSNLQSHRRQHNKDKPFKCHNCHRAYTDATSLEVHLSTHTVKHAKVYTCSICSRAYTSETYLMKHMRKHNAPETQQPPPTQVLTSQAHFTPVSQASTSDGPQCSFDMNPFKTDHHKDLCLTVSTSAIQVEHLASS
- the ZNF384 gene encoding zinc finger protein 384 isoform X6, giving the protein MEESHFNSYFWPAVPTVSGQIDNSMFLNKVKEQLIQEKGCNLGSHYPALLTVPTSVSLSAGISVDGDNKVEIHGIPHSQASVTQNITVLPVPTTGLMTATGLVITSPSGSLVTTPSSSGQTFPISAPSTMIVSTLPGSQTLQVVSEITKAKLSEMGGLGTQKTNRGRKKKRIPEPTLPELHDPYDLSNEDDDDHHRDGKTYRCRMCSITFFSKSEMQIHSKSHTEAKPHKCPHCSKTFANSSYLAQHVRIHSGAKPYTCSYCQKAFRQLSHLQQHTRIHTKVHIAVSKPHKCPHCSKTFANSSYLTQHVRIHSGAKPYNCRYCQKAFRQLSHLQQHTRIHTGDRPYKCVHPGCDKAFTQLSNLQSHRRQHNKDKPFKCHNCHRAYTDATSLEVHLSTHTVKHAKVYTCSICSRAYTSETYLMKHMRKHNAPETQQPPPTQVLTSQAHFTPVSQASTSDGPQCSFDMNPFKTDHHKDLCLTVSTSAIQVEHLASS
- the ZNF384 gene encoding zinc finger protein 384 isoform X5, giving the protein MEESHFNSYFWPAVPTVSGQWCSSQQIDNSMFLNKVKEQLIQEKGCNLGSHYPALLTVPTSVSLSAGISVDGDNKVEIHGIPHSQASVTQNITVLPVPTTGLMTATGLVITSPSGSLVTTPSSSGQTFPISAPSTMIVSTLPGSQTLQVVSEITKAKLSEMGGLGTQKTNRGRKKKRIPEPTLPELHDPYDLSNEDDDDHHRDGKTYRCRMCSITFFSKSEMQIHSKSHTEAKPHKCPHCSKTFANSSYLAQHVRIHSGAKPYTCSYCQKAFRQLSHLQQHTRIHTKVHSAVSKPHKCPYCSKSFANRSYLTQHVRIHSGAKPYNCRYCLKAFRQLSHLQQHTRIHTGDRPYKCVHPGCDKAFTQLSNLQSHRRQHNKDKPFKCHNCHRAYTDATSLEVHLSTHTVKHAKVYTCSICSRAYTSETYLMKHMRKHNAPETQQPPPTQVLTSQAHFTPVSQASTSDGPQCSFDMNPFKTDHHKDLCLTVSTSAIQVEHLASS